A genomic segment from Mercenaria mercenaria strain notata unplaced genomic scaffold, MADL_Memer_1 contig_152, whole genome shotgun sequence encodes:
- the LOC128551673 gene encoding coiled-coil domain-containing protein 115-like produces the protein MEATKDVVCEKLDQVLLDFFETLSQLYLEQAKLDQSMKSGYLNMSRARYNMGIKSVGISQCNENTMTASLKVQVTEEKQLIAAEGVESELETELADLDLKSSEESSGSTVRRRNVKRSSVEDEIEHIEDVTLDSDKEKEICKNVKKNGVAKTVDPLKWFGILVPQSLRQSQSDFKTAAQTALNIATLKVKLSSLQEEYSILLKTKETLQ, from the exons ATGGAAGCAACAAAAGATGTTGTTTGTGAGAAGCTAGACCAAGTGTTGTTggatttttttgaaactttgtcacAACTATATCTTGAGCAGGCAAAGCTGGACCAGTCAATGAAATCTGGATACCTAAATATGTCTAGAGCAAG ATACAACATGGGTATAAAATCAGTTGGTATATCTCAGTGTAATGAAAATACAATGACAGCCTCTCTCAAGGTTCAAGTAACTGAAGAAAAACAGTTGATTGCTGCAGAAGGGGTTGAAAGTGAACTTGAAACTGAATTagctgaccttgacctcaaaagCTCAGAAGAGAGCTCAGGGTCTACAGTTAGACGAAGAAATGTTAAAAGGTCTTCAGTGGAGGATGAAATTGAGCATATTGAGGATGTGACACTAGACAGTGATAAGGAGaaagaaatttgtaaaaatgtaaagaaaaatggTGTTGCAAAGACAGTGGATCCACTAAAATGGTTTGGCATTCTGGTTCCACAATCTCTGAGACAGAGCCAGAGTGACTTTAAAACTGCTGCTCAAACAGCTTTGAACATTGCTACATTAAAAGTGAAACTGTCATCTTTGCAAGAGGAATACAGCATTCTTCTTAAAACTAAAGAAACTTTACAGTGA